GTCCTGTCACTCCCTAGAAGACGTACAGTTCTATTCAGGTGGCTTTTCATATGCTAGAACAGGCAACTGTCTATGTCCAGTAGGAGATTTAACACACACAAAATTCAGTATAAATTCACACACATAAGTGGCAATTTTACTATCTGCTTATTCAGGTAGATGCTTGAGAAATGCCTTATACGTGATACTAAGTGAATTTAACGCTTATTCTCTTCGTGATTCCAGGTCTTTTTGGTCAGCACATTGATGGGCAAAACGCTTCTCCGCCTTCTGTAATTGTGATTGGTGGAGGGATTTCAGGCATTGCATCTGCTCGTGCACTGTCAAATGCTTCATTTAAGGTAAATTATCTCTGGAGGATAAAATGAAATATTTCTGTTTCCGGTTCTGTAGAGTGTACTATCCAAAAGCAGTTAGTAAAACGTGTGTTTAATGCACACCTACAGGTCACATTGTTAGAGTCGCGAGATCGACTTGGTGGCCGTGTGCATACTGACTATTCTTTTGGCTGCCCAATTGACATGGGAGCATCTTGGTTAGTTGCATCCTAGAACTAGTATTTAGTTGTGTTTCTTCCATCTTGCATTGAGTTTTATACAGAGTGATCTCATGGCTTTATCATGTGATTCAGGTTGCATGGTGTATGCAATGAGAATTCTCTGGCGCCATTGATTAGGCTTCTCGGGCTTAGATTATATCGCACTAGTGGTGATAACTCTGTGCTTTATGACCATGATTTGGAGAGGTAGTTCATTTTCCATATTGACATATGTGTATGTTCctcctttaactttgttggctttcttactcttacatttttttttctttttattagctACGCTCTCTTTGATAAGGATGGTCGTCAAGTCCCCCAGGAGATAGTAACCAAAGTCGGGGAAATATTTGAGCAAATTCTTAAAGAGGTACTGCAACCATTtacatttaaatgttatcttcttATTGTCTCGCTGTATCAGTTATAACCTTCTTGTGAATACTGCAGACGGTGAAAGTTAGAGATGAAAATGCAAACGACATGCCTCTGGTTCAGGCCATCTCAATTGTGCTAGACAAGAATCCACATCTAAGGTAAGTGGAGTACAGCAGATTTGTATAATTTGGAATGATGAAGTCTCAGTGCAGCTGTGAAATGACTAAAATATATGTATTTATCTTTACAGGATTGAGGGTTTGCAATATGAAGTATTGCAGTGGTGCATTTGTAGATTGGAAGCATGGTTTGCTACGGACGTGGATAATATATCTTTGCAAAATTGGGATCAGGTATGTAGTAGGAACTGCTTGATATACTCATACCTAACATGTGTTCGTTTGTCGAGCCCCAACTTGCCAAGTCAGCAGATAAATGCTGGCTGATATGACCTGCACCGCTGCGTATTTGGACTATGACACTTGTCAAGTGTGCTGAGCTTTGCAAATTTACAGGAACATGTTCTTACTGGTGGACATGGACTTATGGTGAATGGCTATGATCCAGTTATCAGAGCCCTCTCTCGAGATCTTGATATCCACCTGAACCACAGGTACACAGAAGCATATCCTTATAATCCAATAATTCACATTGATAAGTCATTTCTAAGGCCCAAATAGACAGCTTCTTATTTCATCCTTTTTGTGATCAGGGTTACCAAAATCATCCAGCGGTATAATAAAGTGATTGTATGTATGGAAGGCGGGACAAGCTTTGTTGCAGATGCTGCTATAATAACTGTCCCTCTTGGTGTACTCAAGGCAAATATCATCAAGTTTGAACCTGAGCTCCCAGAATGGAAACTATCAGCAATCGCTGATCTCGGTGTTGGCCTCGAGAACAAGATAGCCCTCCGATTCGACACAATCTTTTGGCCCAATGTTGAAGTACTGGGTAGGGTTGCCCAAACATCAAATGCCTGCGGTTACTTTCTTAACCTTCACAAAGCCACAGGACACCCAGTCCTTGTATGCATGGTAGCCGGCAGATTCGCCTACGAAATGGAGAAGCTGTCGGACGAAGAATCTGTTAACTTTGTCATGTCACAGCTCAAAAAAATGCTTCCAGGTGCCACTGAACCGGTAAAGCTTTAGATGCTTATTTTCACATTCTCTACAGTGGTTGAAGTATTTCAGAATTTGTATGGTAGCTTTGAAAGTTCTAACCTCTTTTGCTAAACATTTCCAGGTCCAGTATCTGGTTTCACGGTGGGGGACCGACCCAAATTCACTCGGTTCCTACTCGTGCGACTTGGTggggaaaccagctgacttgtatGAAAGATTCTGTGCTCCGGTGGGCAACCTGTTTTTCGCCGGGGAGGCCGCCTGCATCGACCACTCTGGGTCCGTGCACGGTGCGTATTCATCAGGTATTGACGCTGCAGAGGACTGCCGAAGGCGCCTCTCGACTCAGCTAGGTATCTCCGATCTGTTCCAGGTCGGCAAGATTGCCATGAGGGAGGAGATGGCTGAAGTCATGGTCCCCCTCCAGATATCCAGGCTGTGAAAGAACAAACCTGTCTATTTAGCACCATGTTGTTCTGTTAACATTGTAGGCTGATTCATGTGCCGTATATGCCTCCAAAACTAGACAACCTCTCTGTTTGATCTTTGATGTAACTCTGAATAACATGCAGAATTAATCTCTCTGATGTCATTGATATTGCTCTTTTCATCAATTATGTGGTACTCTTATGTTTGGATTATGTGGTACTCTTTAGTTGTGTTTGGCATTGCAGTGAATTATTATATTTCGTATGCCCAACCAGTTTTTACATGTTTTAATATGTTTGACCAACTTTAACTATTAATTTCCTATAATATATTATTTAAATAATCACATCACAACATGATTCAACAACCGCAAACTTAGCTTAAAGCAAAGAGGACATTGCCTAGCAT
This region of Lolium perenne isolate Kyuss_39 chromosome 2, Kyuss_2.0, whole genome shotgun sequence genomic DNA includes:
- the LOC127337225 gene encoding polyamine oxidase 5; this translates as MDQPPNAFAAGGLFGQHIDGQNASPPSVIVIGGGISGIASARALSNASFKVTLLESRDRLGGRVHTDYSFGCPIDMGASWLHGVCNENSLAPLIRLLGLRLYRTSGDNSVLYDHDLESYALFDKDGRQVPQEIVTKVGEIFEQILKETVKVRDENANDMPLVQAISIVLDKNPHLRIEGLQYEVLQWCICRLEAWFATDVDNISLQNWDQEHVLTGGHGLMVNGYDPVIRALSRDLDIHLNHRVTKIIQRYNKVIVCMEGGTSFVADAAIITVPLGVLKANIIKFEPELPEWKLSAIADLGVGLENKIALRFDTIFWPNVEVLGRVAQTSNACGYFLNLHKATGHPVLVCMVAGRFAYEMEKLSDEESVNFVMSQLKKMLPGATEPVQYLVSRWGTDPNSLGSYSCDLVGKPADLYERFCAPVGNLFFAGEAACIDHSGSVHGAYSSGIDAAEDCRRRLSTQLGISDLFQVGKIAMREEMAEVMVPLQISRL